In Phlebotomus papatasi isolate M1 chromosome 1, Ppap_2.1, whole genome shotgun sequence, the following proteins share a genomic window:
- the LOC129799733 gene encoding uncharacterized protein LOC129799733 isoform X1 has protein sequence MQLKIALFWTLCSVLVNLSNCQDLSSSAERDTYDNLEDVSRDQHRFVGYRTTIFHESATFSNPTETEPDIIDTESTNTDTSQKIDTTISENTDYPASETVLQEALITSNELTLKNETEEGEDSEDLQDINGEENESVTHTAVPTTVTVPTTTKLTTIHPSLKALNLRRKQTKQYRVYKSTGDGIVRSFLDDPYLRSPLAILMDTSPEPLRKAKLLWNATLRPASSIDLVLVAFNSSGISVTYSFKNTRTIMAGIESVRESHQPRSEEKAFIGILRASELIPYDSAIFLSTDRVPQNAEFSQEAAIVLLKKRIRLYLIWFGKHGQDDNESPHTVIGGILGEVALRTGGEIIHITDEAVEPNGNIGLVTLLLRNDLQGSHHFSLPIDTTAETSLHVKIHGKMDEATLETPNGVLDINRISLSMNSLTSRDNFPENKRKI, from the exons atgcaattaaaaataGCCCTCTTCTGGACATTGTGCAGTGTTCTTGTGAATTTATCCAATTGTCAGGATTTATCTTCGTCCGCCGAACGGGACACTTATGATAATCTTGAAGATGTTTCACGCGATCAACATCGATTTGTGGGATATAGAACAACAATATTCCACGAAAGTGCCACCTTTTCGAATCCCACCGAAACCGAACCGGATATCATTGATACAGAATCCACAAATACTGATACGAGTCAAAAAATTGACACAACAATCTCAGAAAATACAGATTATCCAGCATCAGAGACAGTTCTTCAGGAAGCCCTAATTACATCTAATGAGCTAACATTGAAGAATGAGACTGAAGAAGGGGAAGATTCTGAAGATTTACAGGACATCAATGGCGAAGAGAATGAATCAGTGACACATACAGCAGTTCCTACAACAGTCACAGTACCCACAACAACCAAACTAACCACCATTCATCCTTCACTCAAGGCTCTAAATCTCAGAAGGAAACAAACTAAGCAGTATAGGGTGTACAAATCTACAGGAGATGGAATTGTCAGGAGCTTTCTGGACGATCCCTACTTGAGATCTCCACTTGCAATTCTCATGGATACATCACCAGAACCCCTGAGAAAAGCTAAACTTCTCTGGAATGCAACTCTACGACCAGCATCGTCAATTGATCTCGTTCTTGTTGCCTTCAACTCTTCAG GAATAAGTGTGACATACAGTTTCAAGAATACAAGGACAATTATGGCTGGAATCGAGAGTGTTAGGGAGTCTCATCAACCAAGATCAGAGGAGAAGGCTTTCATAGGGATTCTTCGGGCTTCAGAACTCATACCCTATGACAGTGCAATATTCCTGTCTACAGATCGAGTTCCACAGAATGCCGAATTCTCCCAAGAAGCTGCGATTGTTCTTCTCAAAAAACGAATTCGA CTCTACCTAATTTGGTTCGGAAAGCATGGTCAGGATGACAATGAATCACCTCATACTGTAATTGGTGGAATATTGGGGGAAGTTGCCCTGAGAACGGGTGGAGAGATAATACACATCACAGATGAGGCTGTGGAACCCAATGGAAATATTGGATTG GTCACCCTGTTGCTGAGGAATGACCTCCAAGGATCTCATCACTTCAGCCTACCTATTGACACAACGGCCGAAACGAGTCTCCACGTGAAGATTCACGGAAAAATGGACGAAGCCACACTGGAAACACCCAATGGTG TTCTAGACATAAACAGAATCTCTCTATCTATGAATTCTCTGACATCGAGGGATAATTTTCcagagaataaaagaaaaatatag
- the LOC129799733 gene encoding uncharacterized protein LOC129799733 isoform X2, which produces MQLKIALFWTLCSVLVNLSNCQDLSSSAERDTYDNLEDVSRDQHRFVGYRTTIFHESATFSNPTETEPDIIDTESTNTDTSQKIDTTISENTDYPASETVLQEALITSNELTLKNETEEGEDSEDLQDINGEENESVTHTAVPTTVTVPTTTKLTTIHPSLKALNLRRKQTKQYRVYKSTGDGIVRSFLDDPYLRSPLAILMDTSPEPLRKAKLLWNATLRPASSIDLVLVAFNSSGISVTYSFKNTRTIMAGIESVRESHQPRSEEKAFIGILRASELIPYDSAIFLSTDRVPQNAEFSQEAAIVLLKKRIRLYLIWFGKHGQDDNESPHTVIGGILGEVALRTGGEIIHITDEAVEPNGNIGLVTLLLRNDLQGSHHFSLPIDTTAETSLHVKIHGKMDEATLETPNGG; this is translated from the exons atgcaattaaaaataGCCCTCTTCTGGACATTGTGCAGTGTTCTTGTGAATTTATCCAATTGTCAGGATTTATCTTCGTCCGCCGAACGGGACACTTATGATAATCTTGAAGATGTTTCACGCGATCAACATCGATTTGTGGGATATAGAACAACAATATTCCACGAAAGTGCCACCTTTTCGAATCCCACCGAAACCGAACCGGATATCATTGATACAGAATCCACAAATACTGATACGAGTCAAAAAATTGACACAACAATCTCAGAAAATACAGATTATCCAGCATCAGAGACAGTTCTTCAGGAAGCCCTAATTACATCTAATGAGCTAACATTGAAGAATGAGACTGAAGAAGGGGAAGATTCTGAAGATTTACAGGACATCAATGGCGAAGAGAATGAATCAGTGACACATACAGCAGTTCCTACAACAGTCACAGTACCCACAACAACCAAACTAACCACCATTCATCCTTCACTCAAGGCTCTAAATCTCAGAAGGAAACAAACTAAGCAGTATAGGGTGTACAAATCTACAGGAGATGGAATTGTCAGGAGCTTTCTGGACGATCCCTACTTGAGATCTCCACTTGCAATTCTCATGGATACATCACCAGAACCCCTGAGAAAAGCTAAACTTCTCTGGAATGCAACTCTACGACCAGCATCGTCAATTGATCTCGTTCTTGTTGCCTTCAACTCTTCAG GAATAAGTGTGACATACAGTTTCAAGAATACAAGGACAATTATGGCTGGAATCGAGAGTGTTAGGGAGTCTCATCAACCAAGATCAGAGGAGAAGGCTTTCATAGGGATTCTTCGGGCTTCAGAACTCATACCCTATGACAGTGCAATATTCCTGTCTACAGATCGAGTTCCACAGAATGCCGAATTCTCCCAAGAAGCTGCGATTGTTCTTCTCAAAAAACGAATTCGA CTCTACCTAATTTGGTTCGGAAAGCATGGTCAGGATGACAATGAATCACCTCATACTGTAATTGGTGGAATATTGGGGGAAGTTGCCCTGAGAACGGGTGGAGAGATAATACACATCACAGATGAGGCTGTGGAACCCAATGGAAATATTGGATTG GTCACCCTGTTGCTGAGGAATGACCTCCAAGGATCTCATCACTTCAGCCTACCTATTGACACAACGGCCGAAACGAGTCTCCACGTGAAGATTCACGGAAAAATGGACGAAGCCACACTGGAAACACCCAATGGTGGTTag